A region from the Methylovorus glucosotrophus genome encodes:
- a CDS encoding CsbD family protein: MNWDQVEGNWKQLKGKVRQQWGKLTDDQFEQIKGNREMLSGKLQELYGISKEEAEKQIESFSRDSTWH, encoded by the coding sequence ATGAACTGGGACCAAGTAGAAGGTAACTGGAAACAACTGAAAGGCAAGGTGCGTCAGCAGTGGGGCAAGCTCACCGACGACCAGTTTGAACAGATCAAGGGCAACCGCGAAATGCTGTCAGGCAAGTTGCAGGAGCTCTATGGCATTTCCAAGGAAGAAGCCGAAAAACAGATTGAGAGCTTTAGCCGGGACTCTACCTGGCATTAA
- a CDS encoding rubredoxin yields MKTWMCNICGWLYEEEKGCPEDGIPPGTRWEDVPPNWTCPECGARKEDFDMIEI; encoded by the coding sequence ATGAAAACATGGATGTGCAATATTTGCGGCTGGCTGTACGAAGAAGAAAAAGGCTGTCCGGAAGATGGCATTCCGCCTGGCACACGCTGGGAAGACGTGCCCCCCAACTGGACGTGCCCGGAATGCGGCGCCCGCAAGGAAGACTTCGACATGATCGAAATCTGA
- the hemE gene encoding uroporphyrinogen decarboxylase, which translates to MTALKNDTFLRALLRQPTDYTPVWMMRQAGRYLPEYRATRKNAGSFLSLCKNTDFATEVTMQPLDRYPLDAAILFSDILTVPDAMGLGLYFVEGEGPKFERPVRDAAAIHKLHVPDIATDLGYVTDAVSQIRKTLDGRVPLIGFSGSPWTLATYMVEGQGGTDFLTIKKMAYAEPALLHHLLDITAQTVTLYLNAQIEAGAQAVMIFDSWGGALSHNAYREFSLAYMEKIVAGLIKQRDGSPVPSIVFTKGGALWLETQAAIGADALGLDWTVDIGEARKRVGGQVALQGNMDPAILLSTPEAIEKEVASILASYGHGHGHVFNLGHGITQHTPPENAEAMIKAVKALSPQYHV; encoded by the coding sequence ATGACAGCTCTCAAGAACGACACCTTCTTACGCGCACTTCTGCGGCAGCCTACCGATTACACCCCCGTCTGGATGATGCGCCAGGCTGGACGCTATCTGCCGGAATACCGTGCCACGCGCAAGAATGCCGGCAGTTTCCTGAGCTTGTGCAAAAACACCGACTTTGCCACCGAAGTCACCATGCAGCCATTGGATCGCTATCCGCTGGATGCTGCCATCCTGTTTTCCGACATCCTGACAGTCCCCGATGCGATGGGGCTGGGGCTGTATTTTGTCGAAGGCGAAGGCCCGAAGTTTGAACGCCCGGTGCGCGACGCCGCCGCGATTCACAAGCTGCATGTGCCGGATATCGCCACTGATCTCGGTTATGTCACGGATGCGGTCAGCCAGATACGCAAAACGCTGGATGGCCGCGTACCGCTCATCGGCTTTTCCGGCAGCCCCTGGACGCTCGCCACCTATATGGTCGAAGGCCAGGGTGGCACCGACTTCCTCACCATCAAGAAGATGGCCTATGCCGAGCCTGCGCTCTTGCACCATTTGCTGGATATCACCGCGCAAACCGTCACGCTGTACCTCAATGCCCAGATTGAAGCGGGCGCCCAGGCTGTGATGATATTTGACTCGTGGGGTGGCGCGCTCTCGCATAACGCATACCGCGAATTCTCCCTGGCTTACATGGAAAAAATTGTCGCGGGCCTGATCAAGCAACGCGACGGCAGCCCTGTGCCCAGCATTGTATTCACCAAAGGCGGCGCCCTGTGGCTGGAAACGCAAGCGGCCATCGGCGCGGATGCATTGGGATTGGACTGGACGGTGGATATTGGCGAGGCAAGAAAGCGTGTAGGCGGCCAAGTGGCGCTGCAAGGCAATATGGACCCGGCCATCCTGCTCTCGACCCCGGAAGCGATTGAAAAAGAAGTCGCCAGCATACTGGCGAGTTACGGCCATGGTCACGGCCATGTGTTCAACCTCGGCCACGGCATCACGCAGCATACCCCGCCAGAAAATGCGGAAGCCATGATCAAGGCCGTGAAGGCCCTGAGCCCGCAGTACCACGTTTAA
- a CDS encoding glutamate synthase subunit beta, whose amino-acid sequence MGKVTGFMEYGRLSEANLPVNDRVKNYKEFVLHLSDDQAKTQGARCMDCGIPFCMSGCPINNIIPDWNDLVYRQDWRNAIDVLHSTNNFPEFTGRICPAPCEAACTLNINADAVGIKSIEHAIIDKAWENDWVKPQVPASKTGKKVAIVGSGPAGLAAAQQLARVGHDVVVLEKESRIGGLLRYGIPDFKMEKSHIDRRMEQMRAEGVEFRTGQNVGENVSADELTKEFDAVILAGGAEYPRDLPVPGRALDGVHFAMDFLTPQNKVVAGDTIPNQIMATGKHVVVIGGGDTGSDCVGTSNRHGAASITQFELMPQPPEKENKELVWPNWPLKMRTSSSHEEGCDRDWSITTKELIGENGKVVALKGARVEWKDGKMVEIPGSEFTIKADLVLLAMGFVSPVQKVLDAFGVEKDARGNAKASTDGEGCYATSSAKVFAAGDMRRGQSLVVWAIREGRQCARAVDEFLMGSSTLPR is encoded by the coding sequence ATGGGCAAAGTAACAGGATTTATGGAATATGGCCGTCTGTCCGAGGCCAACCTGCCAGTCAATGACCGGGTCAAGAATTACAAGGAATTCGTTCTTCACCTGAGCGATGACCAGGCCAAGACTCAGGGCGCTCGCTGCATGGATTGCGGCATTCCGTTCTGTATGAGCGGCTGCCCGATCAACAACATCATTCCTGACTGGAACGACCTGGTGTATCGCCAGGATTGGCGCAATGCGATTGACGTGCTGCACTCCACCAATAACTTCCCGGAGTTTACTGGCCGTATCTGCCCCGCACCCTGTGAAGCGGCCTGTACGCTGAACATCAACGCTGATGCCGTTGGCATCAAGTCGATTGAGCACGCCATCATCGACAAGGCTTGGGAAAACGACTGGGTGAAGCCTCAGGTTCCTGCCAGCAAAACCGGCAAGAAAGTCGCCATCGTTGGCTCCGGCCCGGCAGGCCTGGCAGCGGCACAACAACTGGCTCGCGTAGGCCACGACGTGGTGGTGCTGGAAAAGGAAAGCCGCATTGGTGGCCTGTTGCGCTATGGCATCCCTGACTTCAAGATGGAAAAAAGCCATATTGATCGCCGCATGGAGCAAATGCGCGCGGAAGGCGTTGAATTCCGCACAGGTCAGAATGTGGGCGAAAACGTCAGCGCTGATGAGCTCACCAAGGAATTTGACGCGGTCATTCTGGCGGGCGGCGCCGAATATCCTCGCGACTTGCCAGTGCCTGGCCGTGCACTGGACGGTGTGCATTTCGCCATGGATTTCCTGACGCCACAAAACAAAGTGGTCGCAGGCGATACCATCCCCAACCAAATCATGGCAACCGGCAAGCATGTCGTCGTGATTGGTGGCGGTGATACCGGTTCCGATTGCGTGGGGACTTCCAACCGTCATGGTGCTGCTTCCATCACGCAATTTGAACTGATGCCACAACCGCCTGAAAAGGAAAACAAGGAACTGGTCTGGCCGAACTGGCCACTCAAGATGCGCACTTCCAGCTCCCATGAAGAAGGCTGTGATCGCGACTGGTCCATCACCACCAAGGAATTGATTGGTGAAAACGGCAAAGTCGTCGCACTCAAGGGCGCACGTGTAGAGTGGAAAGACGGCAAAATGGTCGAGATTCCAGGTTCCGAATTCACCATCAAGGCGGATCTGGTGCTGCTGGCTATGGGCTTTGTCAGCCCGGTACAAAAGGTACTGGACGCATTTGGCGTTGAGAAAGATGCGCGCGGCAATGCCAAGGCAAGCACCGATGGCGAAGGCTGCTATGCAACCTCGTCTGCCAAGGTATTTGCTGCTGGCGATATGCGCCGCGGTCAATCCCTGGTGGTATGGGCCATCCGCGAAGGTCGCCAATGCGCGCGCGCTGTGGATGAGTTCCTGATGGGATCGTCCACCCTGCCAAGATAA
- the thiE gene encoding thiamine phosphate synthase, which yields MTPIKGLYAVTPDLDDTERLCEIVTEAILGGATLVQYRNKQAGHVLRIAQAQALLAICRQHGVPLIINDHVKLCLALDADGVHIGGTDGDIAATRQRIGNKLLGASCYNRIDLALQAQAAGADYVAFGACFSSQTKPQAPEAALSLFNMNPALTVPKVAIGGITLDNAPQAVAAGADMLAVIGSLWGSSDIRRTAQQFSRLYNGPSSS from the coding sequence ATGACGCCAATTAAAGGGCTGTACGCTGTCACCCCGGACCTGGACGATACGGAGCGCCTCTGCGAGATAGTCACCGAGGCTATTCTCGGCGGTGCGACGCTGGTGCAATACCGCAACAAACAGGCTGGACACGTGCTGCGCATTGCGCAGGCGCAAGCCTTGCTCGCCATCTGCAGGCAACATGGCGTACCCCTGATCATCAATGATCACGTCAAGCTTTGCCTGGCGCTGGATGCTGATGGCGTGCACATCGGCGGTACCGATGGCGATATTGCGGCCACGCGCCAGCGCATCGGCAACAAGCTACTGGGCGCGTCATGTTACAACCGCATTGACCTTGCCTTGCAAGCACAAGCGGCCGGCGCAGACTATGTCGCATTTGGTGCCTGTTTCAGTTCGCAAACCAAACCCCAGGCGCCAGAAGCGGCCCTCAGCCTGTTCAATATGAATCCGGCATTGACCGTGCCCAAGGTTGCCATCGGCGGCATCACGCTGGACAACGCGCCTCAGGCCGTTGCCGCCGGTGCCGACATGCTGGCGGTGATTGGCAGCCTCTGGGGATCCTCCGATATCCGCCGTACCGCGCAACAATTTTCCCGACTTTACAATGGACCGAGCTCATCATGA
- a CDS encoding glutamate synthase-related protein, with translation MSLVTRVNTPMNETATVTNPEMQGLYNPGNEHDACGVGMIAHIKGKKSHKIVEQGLQILANLTHRGATGYDPKLGDGAGILIQLPDAFLRKEATKLNITLPAEGEYACGIVFLPQSQNGREACESIIARIVHEEAQTLLGWRDVPRDNSNIADQARAVEPVMRQVFIARGPATADQNAFERKLFVIRKRVEHAVRALKLEDGNQFYIPSLSSRTLVYKGMLLANEVGIYYQDLQDETMVSALALVHQRFSTNTFPAWDLAHPFRMIAHNGEINTMQGNVNWMAARHESMRSALMGEDLEKLWPLIVEGQSDSAAFDNALELLVAGGYSLPHAMMMLIPEAWSSNTLMDEDRRAFYEYHAALMEPWDGPAAVAFTDGRMIGATLDRNGLRPARYLITDDDHVMLASEMGVLTFPEEKIVKKWRLQPGKMFLIDMEQGRIIDDAEVKQSLAQAKPYREWIEKSRYFLGDLPKVETKLELNANLLDLQQAFGYTQEDLKFVLQPMITNGEEGAGSMGNDSALPVLSNKPKPLYTYFKQLFAQVTNPPIDPIREELVMSLVTFIGPKPNLLGIDETNPPIRLEASQPVLTLDELEQLKAIDSLTQGRYRTLTLDITYAAAQGKQGMAAAIESLCKAAADAVHNGFNLLILSDRQVSPDRIAIPALLACSATHQSLVRAGLRTNTGLVIDTGSAREVHHFALLGGYGAEAICPWLAFETISNMLSAEGKGGDIKEGHKKFVKAIGKGLHKVMSKMGISTYQSYCGAQIFEAIGLNSPFIAKYFTGTATTIEGIGLNEVAEESLRQHQSAFGNDPVLSNALEAGGEYAFRVRGEEHMWTPDSIAKLQHATRTNSASTYKEYAKLINDQTRRHMTLRGLFDIKSAGAPVPLEEVEPAKEIVKRFATGAMSLGSISTEAHATLAIAMNRIGGRSNTGEGGEDPKRFIPVAKASSLAEVLGKDRIEKDVPMLAGDSLRSSIKQVASGRFGVTAEYLANADQIQIKMAQGAKPGEGGQLPGHKVSSYIAQLRFSVPGVGLISPPPHHDIYSIEDLAQLIHDLKNANPKASVSVKLVSETGIGTVAAGVAKAKSDHIVVAGHDGGTGASPISSIKHAGTPWELGLAETQQTLVLNQLRGRVVVQVDGQMKTGRDVMIGALLGADEFGFATAPLVVEGCIMMRKCHLNTCPVGVATQDPVLRQKFTGQPEHVVNYFFFVAEEVRELMASMGIRKFEDLIGRADLLDMQAGIDHWKASGLDFTKVFHQPKVDETVSRRNNETQDHGLVKALDNKLIAQAGNALEKGEKTVIETAIVNTNRTVGTMLSHEIARRYGRAGLPDDTITVKLSGTAGQSFAAFLTQGITFELTGEGNDYVGKGLCGGRIVIKPPKAFRGVPEDNIIAGNTVMYGATSGQSYFNGVAGERFCVRNSGATAVVEGVGNHGCEYMTGGTVVVLGQTGLNFAAGMSGGVAYVYDIDGMFAKRCNMSMVSLEAVEAAGHAPAGAGHHMGQHDEATLKSLIEKHAEYTGSSRAKAILADWDQARAKFIKVLPNEYKRVLNELAAAEKKEAA, from the coding sequence ATGAGTTTGGTAACGCGAGTGAATACGCCAATGAATGAAACAGCAACAGTGACGAACCCTGAAATGCAGGGCCTTTACAATCCGGGCAATGAGCACGACGCCTGTGGCGTCGGCATGATCGCGCACATCAAGGGCAAAAAAAGCCACAAGATCGTGGAGCAGGGCCTGCAGATTCTGGCTAACCTGACCCACCGTGGCGCCACCGGCTACGACCCCAAGCTGGGCGACGGTGCTGGCATCCTGATTCAGTTGCCCGATGCCTTCCTGCGCAAGGAAGCCACCAAGCTCAATATCACGCTGCCTGCCGAAGGCGAGTACGCCTGTGGCATCGTGTTTCTGCCGCAATCGCAAAACGGTCGCGAAGCCTGTGAGTCGATCATTGCCCGCATCGTGCACGAAGAAGCCCAGACCCTGCTGGGCTGGCGCGATGTGCCACGCGATAACAGCAATATCGCCGATCAAGCGCGTGCGGTTGAACCTGTCATGCGTCAGGTATTCATTGCGCGCGGCCCGGCCACAGCCGACCAGAACGCCTTCGAGCGCAAGCTGTTCGTTATTCGCAAACGCGTTGAACATGCCGTTCGCGCCCTGAAGCTGGAAGACGGCAACCAGTTCTACATTCCTTCCTTGTCCTCACGCACCCTGGTTTACAAGGGCATGCTGCTGGCAAATGAAGTCGGCATCTATTACCAGGACCTGCAGGACGAGACCATGGTGTCCGCCCTGGCACTGGTACACCAGCGTTTCTCGACCAATACCTTCCCAGCCTGGGATCTGGCGCACCCATTCCGCATGATTGCCCACAATGGTGAAATCAACACCATGCAGGGTAACGTCAACTGGATGGCTGCCCGCCACGAGTCCATGCGCTCCGCCCTGATGGGTGAAGACCTGGAAAAACTGTGGCCACTGATCGTGGAAGGCCAGTCCGACTCCGCTGCATTCGACAATGCGCTGGAACTGCTGGTCGCTGGTGGCTATTCATTGCCGCACGCCATGATGATGCTGATTCCGGAAGCCTGGTCCAGCAACACCTTGATGGACGAAGACCGTCGCGCTTTCTACGAATACCACGCTGCGCTGATGGAGCCATGGGATGGCCCTGCCGCCGTGGCCTTTACCGATGGCCGCATGATAGGCGCCACGCTGGACCGTAACGGCCTGCGCCCCGCCCGTTATCTGATTACCGATGATGACCACGTCATGCTGGCATCCGAAATGGGTGTGCTGACCTTCCCGGAAGAAAAAATCGTCAAGAAATGGCGTTTGCAACCCGGCAAGATGTTCCTGATCGACATGGAACAAGGTCGCATTATCGACGACGCTGAAGTCAAGCAAAGCCTGGCACAAGCCAAGCCATACCGTGAGTGGATTGAAAAATCCCGTTACTTCCTGGGCGATCTGCCCAAGGTAGAAACCAAGCTGGAGCTGAATGCCAACCTGCTCGACCTGCAACAAGCCTTTGGCTACACGCAGGAAGACCTGAAGTTTGTATTGCAACCCATGATCACCAATGGTGAAGAGGGTGCAGGCTCCATGGGTAACGACAGCGCTCTGCCAGTGCTGTCCAACAAGCCCAAGCCACTCTACACCTACTTCAAGCAGCTGTTTGCGCAGGTCACCAATCCGCCTATCGATCCGATCCGCGAAGAGCTGGTCATGTCGCTGGTCACCTTCATTGGCCCCAAGCCTAACCTCTTGGGTATTGATGAAACCAACCCGCCTATCCGCCTGGAAGCGAGCCAGCCTGTATTGACGCTGGACGAGCTCGAACAGCTGAAAGCGATCGACAGCCTGACCCAGGGCCGTTACCGCACGCTGACGCTGGACATCACCTATGCTGCCGCACAAGGCAAGCAAGGCATGGCTGCCGCGATTGAATCTCTGTGCAAAGCTGCGGCGGATGCCGTGCACAACGGCTTCAACCTGCTGATCCTGTCTGACCGTCAGGTAAGTCCTGACCGTATCGCCATCCCGGCATTGCTGGCCTGTTCTGCGACCCACCAGTCTCTGGTACGCGCTGGCTTGCGCACCAATACCGGCCTAGTCATCGACACCGGCTCTGCCCGCGAAGTGCATCATTTCGCGCTGCTGGGCGGCTATGGCGCCGAAGCAATCTGCCCATGGCTTGCTTTTGAAACCATCAGCAACATGCTGAGCGCAGAAGGCAAAGGCGGCGACATCAAGGAAGGTCACAAGAAATTCGTCAAGGCGATTGGCAAGGGCCTGCATAAGGTCATGTCCAAGATGGGCATTTCCACTTACCAATCCTACTGTGGCGCGCAGATCTTTGAAGCGATCGGCCTCAACAGCCCGTTCATCGCCAAGTACTTTACCGGCACAGCCACCACCATTGAAGGTATAGGCCTGAATGAAGTGGCCGAAGAAAGCCTGCGCCAGCATCAATCGGCGTTTGGTAACGACCCGGTTCTGAGCAATGCGCTGGAAGCAGGCGGCGAGTACGCCTTCCGTGTACGCGGTGAAGAGCATATGTGGACGCCTGATTCCATTGCCAAGCTGCAGCATGCCACTCGCACCAACAGTGCCAGCACTTACAAGGAATACGCCAAGCTGATCAACGATCAGACCCGCCGTCACATGACGCTGCGCGGCCTGTTCGATATCAAGTCAGCCGGTGCACCTGTGCCGCTGGAAGAAGTGGAACCCGCCAAGGAAATCGTCAAGCGCTTTGCCACTGGCGCCATGTCCCTGGGCTCCATCTCTACCGAGGCCCATGCCACGCTGGCTATCGCCATGAACCGTATTGGCGGTCGCTCCAACACCGGCGAGGGTGGTGAGGATCCCAAGCGTTTCATCCCGGTGGCCAAGGCCAGCTCGCTGGCAGAAGTACTGGGCAAGGATCGCATTGAGAAAGACGTGCCCATGCTGGCAGGCGACTCCCTGCGTTCCAGCATCAAGCAGGTTGCGTCTGGTCGTTTCGGTGTTACCGCAGAATATCTGGCGAATGCTGACCAGATTCAGATCAAGATGGCGCAAGGTGCCAAGCCGGGCGAAGGCGGTCAGCTGCCAGGCCACAAGGTTAGTTCCTATATCGCCCAGTTGCGCTTCTCGGTGCCAGGTGTTGGCCTGATTTCGCCACCACCACACCATGACATTTACTCGATTGAAGATCTGGCTCAGCTGATCCATGACCTCAAGAATGCCAATCCCAAGGCTTCAGTATCGGTCAAGCTGGTATCGGAAACCGGCATCGGCACCGTTGCCGCCGGTGTAGCAAAAGCAAAATCTGACCATATCGTGGTTGCAGGTCATGACGGTGGTACCGGCGCATCGCCGATTTCCTCCATCAAGCATGCCGGCACCCCATGGGAACTGGGCCTGGCCGAAACACAGCAGACCCTGGTGCTGAACCAGTTGCGCGGTCGTGTGGTTGTTCAAGTGGATGGCCAGATGAAAACCGGTCGTGACGTCATGATAGGCGCCCTGCTAGGTGCCGATGAGTTCGGCTTTGCCACGGCACCGCTGGTGGTTGAGGGCTGTATCATGATGCGCAAGTGTCACCTGAACACTTGCCCGGTCGGTGTGGCTACCCAGGATCCCGTCCTGCGCCAGAAATTTACCGGCCAGCCTGAGCACGTCGTGAATTACTTCTTCTTCGTTGCTGAAGAAGTACGTGAACTGATGGCCAGCATGGGTATCCGCAAGTTTGAAGACCTGATCGGTCGTGCTGATCTGCTGGATATGCAAGCAGGCATTGACCACTGGAAGGCCAGTGGCCTGGATTTCACCAAGGTATTCCACCAGCCCAAGGTTGATGAAACCGTGTCCCGTCGCAACAACGAGACGCAAGATCACGGCCTGGTAAAGGCGCTGGACAACAAGCTGATTGCCCAGGCAGGCAACGCGCTGGAAAAAGGCGAGAAGACCGTCATCGAGACAGCTATCGTCAATACCAACCGTACCGTGGGCACCATGCTTTCGCACGAAATTGCCCGCCGTTATGGCCGTGCAGGCTTGCCTGACGACACCATCACCGTGAAGCTGAGCGGCACCGCAGGGCAGAGTTTTGCTGCCTTCCTGACGCAAGGCATCACTTTCGAACTGACCGGCGAAGGCAACGATTACGTGGGCAAGGGCCTCTGTGGCGGCCGCATTGTGATCAAGCCGCCCAAGGCGTTCCGTGGTGTACCGGAAGACAACATCATCGCGGGTAATACCGTGATGTATGGCGCCACCTCCGGCCAGAGCTATTTCAATGGCGTGGCAGGCGAGCGTTTCTGTGTGCGCAACTCGGGTGCCACCGCGGTAGTTGAAGGCGTGGGTAACCATGGCTGTGAATACATGACGGGCGGCACAGTCGTTGTATTGGGGCAGACTGGCCTCAACTTTGCAGCGGGTATGTCGGGTGGCGTAGCTTATGTTTACGACATCGATGGCATGTTCGCCAAGCGTTGCAACATGAGCATGGTCAGCCTGGAAGCCGTGGAAGCCGCGGGTCACGCGCCTGCTGGTGCCGGTCACCACATGGGTCAGCACGACGAAGCCACGCTGAAATCACTGATTGAAAAGCACGCCGAATACACCGGTAGCAGCCGCGCGAAGGCAATACTGGCAGATTGGGATCAGGCACGCGCCAAGTTCATCAAGGTGCTGCCTAATGAATACAAGCGCGTTCTGAATGAACTGGCTGCTGCAGAAAAGAAGGAAGCCGCATAA
- the thiD gene encoding bifunctional hydroxymethylpyrimidine kinase/phosphomethylpyrimidine kinase encodes MNLMPPTVMTFAATDPSSGAGLQADLLTLASIGCHPLSVVTAITVQDTVGVENVMMFDADWVNDQARTILEDMQVSAFKIGMLGSVENVAVIAEIVADYPDVPLLIDPVLSSGRGDELANEEMQAAMIDLLFPQATMITPNSLEARRLAFHDDDSDAIEHASLDESADRLLGMGCEYVLITGTHERSQEVINTLYGESGLIKAYNWERLPGSYHGSGCTLTSAIAACIAHGLSIEEAILEAQEYTWKTLKYGFRPGMGQYIPDRMFWARDEEDDAN; translated from the coding sequence ATGAATCTGATGCCCCCTACCGTGATGACCTTTGCCGCTACCGATCCCAGCAGTGGCGCAGGCTTGCAGGCTGATCTGCTGACATTGGCCAGCATAGGCTGCCACCCGCTTTCTGTTGTAACAGCAATTACTGTACAGGATACCGTGGGCGTCGAAAATGTCATGATGTTTGATGCCGACTGGGTCAATGACCAGGCGCGCACCATCCTGGAAGACATGCAGGTTTCCGCCTTTAAAATCGGCATGCTGGGTAGCGTGGAAAATGTCGCCGTCATTGCCGAAATCGTGGCTGATTACCCGGATGTGCCTTTGCTGATCGACCCGGTTTTATCCTCTGGCCGTGGCGACGAACTGGCAAACGAAGAAATGCAGGCAGCCATGATAGACCTGCTGTTCCCCCAGGCCACCATGATTACGCCGAATAGCCTGGAAGCACGTCGCTTGGCGTTTCACGATGATGATTCCGATGCCATCGAACATGCCTCGCTGGACGAAAGCGCCGACCGCCTGCTCGGCATGGGATGCGAATACGTGCTGATCACCGGCACCCACGAACGCTCACAGGAAGTCATCAATACGCTGTACGGCGAAAGCGGCCTGATCAAGGCCTATAACTGGGAACGCCTGCCGGGCAGCTACCATGGCTCCGGCTGCACCCTGACTTCCGCGATTGCTGCGTGCATCGCTCATGGCTTGTCCATTGAAGAAGCCATTCTGGAAGCACAGGAATACACCTGGAAAACCCTGAAATACGGATTCCGTCCGGGCATGGGCCAATACATTCCTGATCGCATGTTCTGGGCAAGGGATGAAGAGGATGACGCCAATTAA
- the hemL gene encoding glutamate-1-semialdehyde 2,1-aminomutase, producing the protein MTSRNQQLFEQSQKLIPGGVNSPVRAFRSVGGTPVFFKRGAGAWLWDEDDKAYVDYVGSWGPMVLGHAHPQVIEAVRTAAGDSLSFGAPTARELDMAELVSKLVPSMEQLRLVSSGTEATMSAIRLARGFTGRSKIVKFEGCYHGHADALLVKAGSGLLTFGTPSSAGVPPEVAAHTLTLEYNNIAAVEQLFAEIGNEIACVIVEPVAGNMNLIAPAAGFLEALRAQCTQHGAVLIFDEVMTGFRVALGGAQARYGITPDLTTLGKVIGGGLPVGAFGGRRDIMQCLAPVGPVYQAGTLSGNPVAVAAGMATLKLIQAPGFHAALEASTQRFVQGLANAAKAHDIEFSAQSVGGMFGLYFSAEVPQSYADVMQSDKEAFNRFFHAMLDEGVYLAPSAFEAGFVSAAHGDKEIDLSIAAAEKIFASWKK; encoded by the coding sequence ATGACCTCTCGTAACCAGCAACTCTTCGAACAATCCCAAAAACTCATTCCCGGCGGCGTCAATTCGCCCGTTCGTGCTTTTCGCTCTGTCGGCGGCACGCCGGTATTTTTCAAGCGCGGCGCTGGCGCCTGGCTGTGGGATGAAGATGACAAAGCCTATGTGGATTATGTGGGCTCCTGGGGCCCTATGGTACTGGGCCATGCCCATCCGCAAGTGATCGAGGCCGTGCGCACGGCTGCGGGCGACAGCCTGTCGTTTGGTGCGCCAACTGCGCGCGAGCTGGATATGGCCGAGCTGGTAAGCAAGCTGGTCCCCAGCATGGAGCAGTTACGGCTGGTCAGCTCCGGCACCGAAGCCACCATGAGCGCCATTCGCCTGGCGCGTGGCTTCACGGGCCGCAGCAAGATCGTCAAGTTTGAAGGCTGCTATCACGGCCATGCCGATGCCCTGCTGGTGAAGGCGGGCTCCGGTCTGTTGACCTTTGGTACCCCAAGCTCGGCAGGCGTGCCACCTGAAGTCGCCGCGCATACGCTGACGCTGGAATACAACAACATCGCCGCCGTCGAACAGCTGTTTGCGGAGATTGGCAACGAAATTGCTTGTGTAATCGTAGAGCCGGTTGCGGGCAACATGAATCTGATCGCCCCGGCAGCCGGTTTTCTGGAAGCATTGCGGGCGCAATGTACCCAGCACGGTGCAGTGCTGATTTTTGATGAAGTGATGACCGGTTTCCGCGTGGCGCTGGGTGGCGCACAGGCGCGCTATGGCATTACCCCGGACCTGACAACACTGGGCAAAGTCATTGGTGGCGGCCTGCCCGTAGGGGCTTTCGGCGGTCGACGCGACATCATGCAGTGTCTGGCGCCCGTTGGCCCGGTTTACCAGGCAGGCACTTTATCTGGCAATCCGGTGGCCGTTGCTGCGGGCATGGCCACGCTGAAACTGATACAGGCACCTGGCTTCCACGCAGCGCTGGAAGCCAGCACCCAGCGTTTTGTGCAGGGCCTTGCAAATGCAGCAAAAGCGCACGATATTGAATTTAGTGCACAAAGTGTGGGCGGGATGTTCGGCCTGTATTTCAGCGCCGAGGTGCCGCAAAGCTATGCTGACGTGATGCAGTCTGACAAAGAAGCCTTCAACCGCTTCTTCCATGCCATGCTGGATGAGGGCGTTTATCTGGCACCTTCAGCGTTTGAGGCTGGGTTTGTATCAGCAGCGCATGGCGACAAGGAAATCGACCTCAGCATCGCCGCTGCAGAAAAGATTTTTGCCAGCTGGAAAAAGTAA